CGCGGGCGCCTTGTCAATGGCAATTACCGCGTTCCCGGTAGCAGCATAATTGAGTATTTGAGCCATGATTCCTAATAAATGTAAGCAATGTAAAGAAGAAGTCGTCTGGTGGGCCATTGTCGTCAATATCTGCCAAATGACCTATAAGGGCCTGTTGGGCGCCATGACCGGATCTGTGGCTTTGGTGGCAGACTCGCTGCACTCTGGTGCGGACGTAATCGCCTCTATCGTGACCATGTTGTGTGTGAAAATCTCCAAGCGCAAGGCGTCTGATAAATATCCTTATGGCTTCGGGAACATCCAGTTTATCTCTTCGTCCATCGTCGGGATCATTCTGATTTTGGGGGCGATCTACCTGATGTATGAATCGATCCTCAAGATCATTGAAGGCAATATTGAAGCGCCAAGCTTCCTTGCCGTGCTCGGTGCCGGTATGTCTGTTGTGGTCAATGAGCTGATGTATCGCTACCAGCATTGTGTGGGCAAAGAAAACAACAGCCCGGCAATTATCGCGAACGCGTGGGACAACCGTTCGGATGCGCTGTCTTCTGTCGGGGTGTTGATCGGTATTTTGTTTGCGGTTCTTGGCTTCCCCATCGCTGACGTTGTGGCCGCCATGGTCGTGGCGATCCTGGTGGCACGCATCGGGATTGAGCTGAACATTGATGCCATTGACGGCTTGATGGATACTTCTGTTGAAATGGACGTTCTTAAAGATGTTTACAATATTGCCGCCAACGTGCCGAATATTGAAGAGGTCCGTCACCTGCGCGGTCGTAACGTGGGCGAAGACATCCATCTTGATATCTCCATCGGGGTGAGTGGCTCGCTTAAGGTCTATGAGAGTGATCTTATTGCTCAGGCCCTGAAAGAACGCATCTATGCCGAAGTCCGTCACGTCACCGACGTGCAGATTGCCGTTGTGAATAGTTAAAAGAAAGCGCAAGAGGTCTAGACATGAAGGCGGCTTAACAAAAAAACATACTGGTCCGGAATTCTCGAAACTGGTCATAATTGTTAATTCCCTAAGAAGATTGATAAAAAATTCAAAATATTCCCTCTAGTGTTTTCATATGACAAAGTGAACAATGAAAAGATGAAATCCCTTTTGAGCTGAAATTATGTATAGAGCTATCTTCACAATTCTTATCGTCGGACTATTGACCCCTGTAAATGCGGATGCGAGTTCTGAGCCACTTCCTAAAGGTAGCGCTTCTGAAATCCTATGGAAAAACTCAAGCCACTTTCACAGTGATTTTGACAAGGGTGTAAATGGGGATTGCGTCTCACTACTGTCTCGCCTTGAAAAAGAAATTCAGGACCCAAATGAAGACAGAGAATATGCAGCGCATGTTGTTTATGGGGAATTGTATGATCGTGCGATTTGTGTGCCGTTTGACCCTGACAAGGCATTTGACCATTTTAAACAGGCTGCGGATATGGGTGGACCAACTTATTATGCACAGGTCGGCTGGAAATATTTTCATGGTCATGGTATAGAGAAATCTGATGCTAAGGCACATGACGCATTCAAGTTATTGCTTATTCGAAATGCAACTTGGAAGCAGCCAACCAATGAGCAGCATTTCCATGAAATATTACGTGATAGAGGGATGCCAGATATCTTGGCTGCAGGTGTGGGTTGGTTCACTAAAATGACCAAGACTGACGAAAGTGCAGTGTCCTTGGCTCTTTCACTGATAGATGGGAGTGGACGATATTATGATGATACGGCACTTCCAATCGATAAATTGGCAGCAATGTATGCTCTTAACCAATTGAGTTCAGATAATAGAAAAGCTCGATATCATTTGGGGTTTGAAATGCTGAAAGGTACATTTGGAGAACCTCTTAAACGTGAAGGTGAGATGCATTTAATACGGTCTGCTAAATGTGGATATGTACCTGCAATGTTAAAGCTAGCGCATTTATCCCAAACTGGAGAGTTTGGTGCCCGGCAAAACAATAAGGATGCTTATGGTTGGTATTTAATGGCACAACGAAATGGAGCCAGCGTAAAAACTGAACTTGAAGAAGCAAAGAAAAACGCTGGCTCTTTCGCAGAACTAACTGTCCCGAATGACAAGAAATTTATGATCTCTTGTCATTGAGGCACTAACCTTGACGCCAGCCATAAATACGACAGTGATACGGCGCGGCTGCAGCTGTATCCTTGATGCGATCGCGTTCAGATATAAAGCCCTCATACTCATTGTACTTGGTGTCTGCTTTACTTTGGGCGGCTTTTTCTTTTTCGAAGCTATTATATAATGTCCATGCTGCGTTAACGATCTGAGCCCATTCTTCTGCATCTTCAATCATGTCTTCAATTTTATCTAAACCTGCTTGAGGTGAACCGTCCTTTATTCGCCCAAGGAGCAGATTGGACCTGTACGGAAAAAGTGGAGTGTGTCTCCTGAGTTAACTATGCTGACTACAGGAGAATATGATGAGTCGCAAACGTACCCCAGAATTTAGAGAAGAAGCCGCCCGTGTTGCTTTAAGCAGTAATCAGCCGCGTAAAGTGGTCGCCGCCGATTTTGGTGTCAGTGTCGGCAGTTTGAACCGTTGGGTTTCCCAATATCGTGAACGAGAAGGTTCATCCCCTAACGATGATGCTCAAAAGGAGTTAGCCCGTCTTCGCCGTGAAGTACGAGAACTGCGGGAGGAGAGGGCTCGCGAAGCGGACGGAACGGCACATTCTAAAAAAGGCGGCTCGTTACTTTGCGAGCCAAAAGCCGTGAAGTTCCAGTTTGTCCACCTGCAACGTGAGAACCATAGCATTGCTGGTCTGTGTCGTGCGATGAGCGTTTCTGAGAGTGGCTTTTTGCTTGGCGTAATCGTCCTACCAGCAAACGCCAACGAGAAGATATGGTACTGCTGGCCCATATCAAGTCCATCCATTATGCCAATTACCAATCCTATGGGCGAGGCCGTATGAAAGATGAATTGCAGGAAGAGGGAATTTGTGTCGGTGAACACCGCGTTGCCCGTATTATGAAGCAAAACAATTTGCGGATCGTGCGAAGTCAGAAATTCAAACGCACCACTGACAGCGATCACAAACATAATATTTCGCCTAATCTGTTGGATGGTGACTTTGCCGCGACAGCACCGGATCAAAAATGGGCGGGTGATATTACCTACCTGTGGACGGGTGAAGGCTGGCTTTACTTGGCGGTTGTCATCGACCTTTACTCCCGTCGCGTGATTGGTTGGTCTGCAAGTCGACGTATGAAAAAGGATTTGGTGATGGATGCCCTAAACAAGGCAATTGCCCTTCGCAAGCCACCTGCTGGTGTGATTTTTCATTCAGATCGCGGTTCACAATATTGTTCAAATAAATTCCGTAAACTGCTGGCAAAGTACAAGTTCGAACAGTCAATGTCCGGCAAGGGGAACTGCTACGATAATGCCGCTGTGGAGACATTCTTTAAGACCTTGAAAGCGGAAATGGTCTGGAAAATCGCCTTCCAGACACGCGACCATGCTAAAAAGGAGTTGTTCAAATATATAAATGGATTTTATAACGCAAAGAGACGCCATTCATATCTGAATGGCCTCAGTCCGATTAAATTTGAAAAACGGGCTGTCTAAGTGAGTGAGACGCACTCCACTTTTTCCGTACAGGTCCAACTTACCTTACCTCTCCCTTAAGCTCTCATCCTGATATTCTTGTAGCGGGGCGAGCAGGTATTCAATGAGCTTGCGTTTGCCTGTTTTAATCTCAACTGTCACAGACATCCCCGGTGTCAGGTCGACCATTTTGTTTCCAGAGTGTATTTGGGTTTCTGCCATGGAAATACGTGCGGGATAGACCAGTCCCTGTTGTTCATCTTCTACGGAGTCTAGGGACAGGCTGAGCAGTTTGCCTGCAATGGTGCCGTATTTGGTGAAGGGGAAGCTGTCGACCTTGATCTCCACTTCCTGATCTTCATGAACAAAGCCGATATCCTTGTTCAGCACCTTAACCTCAATCTCCAAACCGCTGTCAGCTGGCACAATGGACAAAAGTTCTTGGGCTGGCGTCACCACACCGCCGACCGTATGAATAGCCAGTTCCTGAACCTTTCCTGCCACAGGAGCAATGAGCTTTTGATGACGGGCACGTTCCTTGGCTTTGATGAGTTCCTGTTCCAATGTTGAGACCTGTTGTTCAGCCTCAACAAGTTCAGTCAGGATGGTGCGACGGAATTCTGCTTTGAGTGTTTGCAAGCGACTTTGCGCAGCGCCCAATGTGGCTTCTGTCTCAATCACTTTTGCGCGCTGTACAGCCAACTGGCCCTCATATTCAACCAGTTCCTGTTCAAGTTCCAGAAAGTCCGTGCGTGATGAAATCCCCTTATCAACGAGGGCGCGTCGGGCATTCACCCGTTGGCGGACTTTGGGCAGGATCTTGTCTAAACGATTGATGTCGGCATTAACTGTTACAAGCTCGGCTTGACGTTGGGCCACTTCTGCACGAATGGTTGCGGCTTCGGCCTTTTGTTTTTCCCACTGACTGAGCATTTGGGTCAAATACATCTCAGCCAAGCGTTTCGGCGCACCTTCAGGAACCTGATACGCCTTTTGCGGGGAGGTTTCCAGCAAGGCAGATAAACGCGCCACATTCAGGCGAGCATTAAGAAATTCTTTTTTTAGCCGTTCCAGGTCAGCTTGCGTATCTGTGGGGTCTAGCTCAATGAGTGTTTCCCCGGCCTGTACAACTTGTCCATCCCTGACGTGAATGGCACGCACAATACCGCTTTCCAACGGTTGAACGGTTTTGGTGCGTTCTGTTGGCACGATCTTTCCGGTGGTCGTCGCCACAATATCAATACTGCCAAATACGGCCCATAAAATGGCCAGTGTAAAGAAAGAGGCAATAGTCAGGGCTACGGCCCGGCCAATGGGATGGGCCGGGGTTTCCATAATTTCTAAAGAAGCCGGGAGAAAGGCCAGTTCATGGCGATCCTTTTTCACTTTCTCTTTTTCATTTTCCTGTTGCCAGGATTCACGGGCAATATGAGCATGATGCTTGGCCCCGGCGATCAGGCCAAATAGCCAATCTGGAAAGAAGCGTTCTTTCACATTTTCCCAAACACTCATGCTTATTCCCCCGCCTGTGGTTCAGCTTGTAAGCCTTTAAAGGGAACCGGATTGAGCTTGACCTCAGGCGTACTTGTTCCTCGTGGACCTGCGGCCTGATGGTTCCACAGTTTGGAATAGCGCCCCCCTGTTTTTAACAGCTCATTATGAGAACCATCTTCGACCACCTCACCGGCTTCAATCGTAATGATGCGATCACAATCGCGCACAGTTGAAAGGCGGTGAGCAATGACAAATACAGTGCGCCCCTTACTGATGGAGCGCATATTTTCCTGAATGATATGTTCGGACTCATAATCAAGGGCGGAAGTGGCCTCATCAAAGATCAAAATGCGTGGATTGGTGATCAAGGCCCGCGCAATAGCGATGCGTTGACGTTGCCCGCCTGATAAGGTTGAACCGCGTTCCCCCACTTGTGTGTCATAGCCTTCTGCCAGTTCCAAAATGAAGTCATGGGCCCCGGCCAATTGGGCGGCTTCAATGATCCGTTCCATGGGTAAAGAAGGGTCGGATAAGGCAATATTTTCACGTACGGTGCGATTAAACAGAGTGTTTTCTTGCAAGACCACACCGACTTGACGGCGCAACCAGGCGGGATCGACCATGGACAGGTCGGTGCCATCCACCAGCACCCGCCCGCTTTCCGGGACATAAAGACGTTGCACCAGTTTGGTCAGGGTCGATTTACCAGACCCAGATGGGCCCACGACCCCCACAACTTGGCCTGCGGGAAAATCAAGGGAGACCCGTTTTAAAATCTCTGGTCCATCGGGGCGATAACGAAAAGTTACCCCCTCAAAAGACACATCGCCCTTAATGGCCGGAAGGGCTGCGCGTGATCCGCCACCAAGTTCCTGTTTGGTGTTCAGGATATCGCCGAGCCGTTCCACAGAAATCCGCATCTGCTGGAAATCCTGCCACAGTTGAGCCAAGCGTAAGATGGGCTGAGATACACGACCAGACAGCATGTTAAAGGCGATCAATTGTCCCATGGTTAAATCGCCATCCATCACAAGTTTTGCGCCAAAATAAAGCGTCAGGGCCATGGTCAGTTTTTGAATGCCTTGTGTGGCTTGTGAAGCAATATTACCCAGGTTAGAGGTCTTGAAGGAGCTGCTCACATAACCTGCCAGCTTTTCTTCCCAGCGGCGTTGCATTTGCGGTTCAACCGCCAAGGCTTTAAGCGTTTCCACACCGGAGACACTTTCGGTTAGAAAGGCGTTGTTTTCTGCCCCACGCTGAAACTTCTCTTCGGTACGTTTGCGCAACACAGGGGTGACAATAATGGACAGTGTTATATAGCAGGGAATAGAGCCGACAACGATCCAGGTGAGCGTCGGGGCATAGTAAAACATGATGGCAAAGAAGACGACCGTAAAGGCGAGATCAATGATCAGGGTCAGGCCGGAACCGGTGATGAAATTGCGGATATTATCCAGCTCGCGCACCCGCGCAACCGTTTCGCCCACCCGGCGTGCGCCAAAAAAGGAAATGGGCAGG
This sequence is a window from Terasakiella sp. SH-1. Protein-coding genes within it:
- a CDS encoding IS3 family transposase (programmed frameshift), with product MSRKRTPEFREEAARVALSSNQPRKVVAADFGVSVGSLNRWVSQYREREGSSPNDDAQKELARLRREVRELREERAREADGTAHSKKGGSLLCEPKAVKFQFVHLQRENHSIAGLCRAMSVSESGFFAWRNRPTSKRQREDMVLLAHIKSIHYANYQSYGRGRMKDELQEEGICVGEHRVARIMKQNNLRIVRSQKFKRTTDSDHKHNISPNLLDGDFAATAPDQKWAGDITYLWTGEGWLYLAVVIDLYSRRVIGWSASRRMKKDLVMDALNKAIALRKPPAGVIFHSDRGSQYCSNKFRKLLAKYKFEQSMSGKGNCYDNAAVETFFKTLKAEMVWKIAFQTRDHAKKELFKYINGFYNAKRRHSYLNGLSPIKFEKRAV
- a CDS encoding SEL1-like repeat protein, with the translated sequence MYRAIFTILIVGLLTPVNADASSEPLPKGSASEILWKNSSHFHSDFDKGVNGDCVSLLSRLEKEIQDPNEDREYAAHVVYGELYDRAICVPFDPDKAFDHFKQAADMGGPTYYAQVGWKYFHGHGIEKSDAKAHDAFKLLLIRNATWKQPTNEQHFHEILRDRGMPDILAAGVGWFTKMTKTDESAVSLALSLIDGSGRYYDDTALPIDKLAAMYALNQLSSDNRKARYHLGFEMLKGTFGEPLKREGEMHLIRSAKCGYVPAMLKLAHLSQTGEFGARQNNKDAYGWYLMAQRNGASVKTELEEAKKNAGSFAELTVPNDKKFMISCH
- the mamB gene encoding magnetosome biogenesis CDF transporter MamB, producing the protein MIPNKCKQCKEEVVWWAIVVNICQMTYKGLLGAMTGSVALVADSLHSGADVIASIVTMLCVKISKRKASDKYPYGFGNIQFISSSIVGIILILGAIYLMYESILKIIEGNIEAPSFLAVLGAGMSVVVNELMYRYQHCVGKENNSPAIIANAWDNRSDALSSVGVLIGILFAVLGFPIADVVAAMVVAILVARIGIELNIDAIDGLMDTSVEMDVLKDVYNIAANVPNIEEVRHLRGRNVGEDIHLDISIGVSGSLKVYESDLIAQALKERIYAEVRHVTDVQIAVVNS
- a CDS encoding HlyD family type I secretion periplasmic adaptor subunit, whose amino-acid sequence is MSVWENVKERFFPDWLFGLIAGAKHHAHIARESWQQENEKEKVKKDRHELAFLPASLEIMETPAHPIGRAVALTIASFFTLAILWAVFGSIDIVATTTGKIVPTERTKTVQPLESGIVRAIHVRDGQVVQAGETLIELDPTDTQADLERLKKEFLNARLNVARLSALLETSPQKAYQVPEGAPKRLAEMYLTQMLSQWEKQKAEAATIRAEVAQRQAELVTVNADINRLDKILPKVRQRVNARRALVDKGISSRTDFLELEQELVEYEGQLAVQRAKVIETEATLGAAQSRLQTLKAEFRRTILTELVEAEQQVSTLEQELIKAKERARHQKLIAPVAGKVQELAIHTVGGVVTPAQELLSIVPADSGLEIEVKVLNKDIGFVHEDQEVEIKVDSFPFTKYGTIAGKLLSLSLDSVEDEQQGLVYPARISMAETQIHSGNKMVDLTPGMSVTVEIKTGKRKLIEYLLAPLQEYQDESLRER
- a CDS encoding type I secretion system permease/ATPase: MTAQEETSPPLLDTGLLCLVMLSQFFERPAEAEQIRHSMGLQKAFEADDLLLAAKGLEFKARMVETGFDRLAKTPLPAIARRPDGRFFVLAKAAENKVLIQCPEAGQPEQLSRDELEEAWDGTLILLTTRAQIAGEQRKFDISWFIPAFMKYRRLFGEVLLASFFLQVFAVISPLFFQVIIDKVLVHRGLTSLDVLIIAMIAVGIFEVLIGGLRTYIFSHTTNRVDVELGARLFQHMMNLPISFFGARRVGETVARVRELDNIRNFITGSGLTLIIDLAFTVVFFAIMFYYAPTLTWIVVGSIPCYITLSIIVTPVLRKRTEEKFQRGAENNAFLTESVSGVETLKALAVEPQMQRRWEEKLAGYVSSSFKTSNLGNIASQATQGIQKLTMALTLYFGAKLVMDGDLTMGQLIAFNMLSGRVSQPILRLAQLWQDFQQMRISVERLGDILNTKQELGGGSRAALPAIKGDVSFEGVTFRYRPDGPEILKRVSLDFPAGQVVGVVGPSGSGKSTLTKLVQRLYVPESGRVLVDGTDLSMVDPAWLRRQVGVVLQENTLFNRTVRENIALSDPSLPMERIIEAAQLAGAHDFILELAEGYDTQVGERGSTLSGGQRQRIAIARALITNPRILIFDEATSALDYESEHIIQENMRSISKGRTVFVIAHRLSTVRDCDRIITIEAGEVVEDGSHNELLKTGGRYSKLWNHQAAGPRGTSTPEVKLNPVPFKGLQAEPQAGE